GCAGTACAAGCTCTTTGTAACTTGTTTATCAATGAAATCaaactctccatcttcctttttttcttttaatttttttttgttgaagacGAAAAATGACGAATAAGAAAAAACTAACTAATTAACGAACTTATTAGAATATTTAGTTCCGAaatgttttcttgtgtttttgtAGCCGAGTGAACCGGGCTACCCAGTGTTGTGTTAGTGCTCAAGTTGCTTTTAGCATCTGTATTGTGAAGCGTGCACCCACTAGCTTTCTCTTTCTCCTGTGTGTGTGGAATCAGGCTTGTCAATGTCTCTCGCACTCCGGGGTTTTGGCTACGAagctattttcttttttcttggcgGTAAATCACATTTCCTCCATGCTTACAGTGCCGGTTTACGCCTTGTATTTTTTATATGGATCGCCATACACATTTATCTGTGGGAACTAATAAAAAGGTTTGCAAagcaattttgatttttctgttTGACGTTAGCCTAACAGATCTCAAGTAAAGGGTGCATAATGCGTACATGAATCCAGTATCACAAGTCACGTTAGAAACACTTCACCAGAAACAATCACTTCCAAGATAAATTTCCAAGATATAAATTAATACAATAACATAATGTACATCTGTCTCTTACAAAAGCTTGTTACTACCCATGATATTTACCACAAAACCGATTAACCGGCCTAAGTTATTACATGTGTTAGTTTTGATTGGACAACGAGGTTAGCTACAAATACAATCAAAACTCAAAGAGAAGCCACACTGGCAATGGcgcagaagagaaagaaaaagactaATTTTATTAACAGGACATTTAGATGAATAAACCAACTAAGAACACTGTATAACCATCAACAGCCAACTAACAGACCCCAAATAATAGGTTAAAAGATTGGTGTAGAAAagaataattatatatatatgaataagctagactatatatatataagctaaAGAGAGATATTTATATAGAAGGATGTGACGATGCTCAAAATCTGATCTAATCTGTCGTATCTGGAGGTCCATAGCCCCAAGGGTTCTTGCTAGCCCAGTTCCATTGATCCCGACACATCTCATCAACCCCATATTTCGCCCTACAAACCCATATCGTAATATTAGTTATGAAACAATGTGATGGTGACACTGAAATTCTTGTTATACAAGAGGAACATGCAAGGAATAAGGGACGGGTCACTGGGACTCCAATGACCACAGTCAGCATCAGGTAATATTTACGTGAAAACATGAACATCCATGACCCAGGGGAAGAGTGGGACCGCAAAATGTTGGGGATACCAGTCAAGTGACTAACTTAGAGGTGCAACTATGGTGCAAGGTTTAAGCCTTAGGTCCAGTGGAGATATCTAGGAACTCTGGATCAAATAACATAATCCCATAGCAAAGAAGGCACTTGGAGGGAAGTGGGGGCACTTCCCTCCCTTTGTTTCTTAAAAATATCATTAAAAGCCTTTGGAAGTGTGTTAACATTTTGTGGGGCCAAAAGGGTAAATATCACTAAATTACTATGTCTACTCCTCACTAGATTACTATGACTTGTCTCGTATTTTGGCAACAACTTCTCAAAGCAACCTAAAAGAAATAGGCACCTACTTTCATTCCATGGCACAAATATTAACCCAATAAGGTCTGGCTATGCCACTGCCAACATTCTATACATAATGCGAGGCTAAGCTGGTAAGCCCACCAAGAGAACCAAGCTCTAATCGATGTAGGTTACCCGGTATGGTAGTTAGGTGAATAAAAAATTTGATTCCTTGACACTATTGTTGCCAGTTTCATCTAATCCATTTCATCACTTTACTTATTCTTCACCTCCCCGTGAAAAGCTCTATATCTATATGATGCATTAGCAGTTTTTTCAGTGTTTTTAAGAGGTCAGTGTAACACTTACTCCCATCTCAGCTCGCCCTTTGCCTTATCTGTTGATCCATAAACGACCTCAGCATCACCCGGTCTTCTTGGTGCAATTACCAAAGGAATTTTCTGACGGAGGCAAAAATATCAAATCAGAACCGTAGACTCCAGGAAAGTTAATTTGCAaggagaaaaaataaaaactaaatgaAGCAACATTTTCAATGCTGCAGGAGGTTCGCCAAATACCTTTCCAGAGGCCTTCTCAAAGGCAGAAACCATCTCCAAGACTGAAGTTCCTTTCCCAGTTCCTAAGTTATAGACTTCACAACCTGAAAAAAATACATTTGGATTTATCAACACCAAGTCACTTCCTACCTTGCAGTCAAAATCTTTAGACTTTTTGCACGATTTAGAACACGTGTCAGTACTTAGCATGAACATAAGTACATACATAGATAGCCAGAGCGAGAGAGTACAAACCTGTGTTACTGTCCTCTAGCTTGTTCAATGCAGCGATGTGTCCATCGGACAGATCCATAACATGAATGTAATCACGTACCTGAGAGGAAATAATGAGCATCAAGAAAACAACTACATGATCTATTAAAATGTAAAATCCTGAAGACAACAGACATACCCCAGTTCCATCCTTTGTCGAATAATCATTCCCATATACAGTTAATGCAGGTCGCCTGCCTACAGCAACTTGTTGTACGAAGGGCATAAGATTATTTGGAACTCCACGAGGATCTTCACCTATATTGCCACTTGGGTGAGCTCCAACTGGGTTGAAATATCTAAGTAATATGATATTCCAGTCAGAGTCTGAGCGGTACACATCACGACATATCTCTTCAATGAATAGCTACAAAAGATCAAAACATCAGTTAATTACCGCATAGCATATACGAATTAAACTAAACATGGGACCAGTTAATTACCGAATAGCATATAAGACCACCCACCAGTTTATTATCTCAAAACATGAAATTAGTTTAGAGAAAAAAGATGAACAAGAAACATAACAAATTTTCGATAGTGACCAACAAAGCCGACAAAGACCAAAATTGTGGGCCTGATCTCCAACAATTTATAGGGTTTCAGCACCGGGTGACTCACAAGTTATAAGTTTTAGATGTACCTTTGTTCGTCCATAAGGATTTGCTGCACATAATGGGAACTCTTCAGTACAAGGTACTTCCTTTGGCCATCCATAAACAGTAGCAGACGAAGAGAAAACAAGCTGAAATATGTTCAATGAAAAAAAATTAGTTTGAGTTCAAGATACAATACTAGGCAGCATCGAAAAACACAGCCATGGATGATTTCCATTTAGCATTGACAAAATTTCTTCCTGCAAGCACATGTACACTCCTCTTAATGAACCGACCAAAGCATACATAAAGAAGCTCTCCATAATGTCAGGGAGGAAGAGTAACGACATTGGTTGAGCCGCCTCCCTTTTATAAGATAGAATTCCCTTAACAGCTCCACGAAATAAAAGGGTTCAAGTGCGGCACATTCTACCAGATTATAACAGTGACTTGTATGACTAGCAGAATTGCAAGTACGGATGGTCatgattttcttttgtttgctGATAGCAAATTAGAAAGTACGAGATCACTACCTTTTTGCATCCATGAGCATCCATGACTTCCAGAAGATTTACTGTGCCTATGATGTTGTTATTGTAGTAAAGCAACGGTTTCTGGACACTTTCCCCAACAGCTTTTAGTCCAGCAAAGTGAATTACAGCATCAAAACTGATAGCAGATAATTAGTGAAATAAAATGGTTAAGGTTACATGGAGCACAAAATACAGGACAATGCCCAAAAGATACGTTTACTTTTAATAAAGACTACACTTATGTCACCGAGTTTCGTAATAATGAATGTGGAAGAAGAATTTTAAAGACACTAATAACAACCAAAATGTTATCGAAGATGGAAAGGTATGCAATTATTGGTTGGATCGCTAAGCATGTGCAGCAAACCTAATACTGGGAAACATTTGGAAGGTAAGAATTGCTAAACCTAAATGAAGAAACATAATGCAGAATGCGGACTGATCAGAGTCCAAACATCCTAGCTTAAATGAGTACGAACGAAGTGAACCTCTACAGGAACTTACTTGTTTGAGGCAAAAAGTCTCTCTAGAGCTGGCTTGTCCCGAAGATCAATCTGCATAAGAAAGCAAATAAAACTTAGTAAATATCACAAATTCAAAAACATAAAGACAGCCAAGTATTCCATATTTAAACAAGCAAAGCCACACGAGTATAAGAAGAAATTAGAGTGAccacatctgatttgaccatgaACTAGGAAAAAAGTGAAATTcacaaccaaataacaaatatcatTTCCCTTGTATCCCACTCCAAATGTAGAATTGAAAAAaggaataagaaaataaagattgtAGGCTAAATTCTTAATAAGGGTTTGTTCCTTGTTGTCTCACTAGCAGCCATCATCCATAATATTGGAAAAAAGAGAGACGTAACATGCTCTGGAATTTGGGACATAATGTGGGCCTTCATTGCAAACAATTATACAGGTGACAGATGTTCACTCTGTTGAAATCCAGCAACTTTCTTGTCCCTTCCAAATTATATTTCCCCATATTGCTTTACCCGAATACTTGTTCTCCAAATTAATGTACTATGTCTATGTAGTATTATGGTAGGACCCTCtttagactttatttttttaagaagaatagagaagaagaaagaaaaaagagaagggTATTCATGATGGTTGCAAGAACTATAACCGACGATTTCTTGTCGAATGAGTAGGGGCTAACCCTTAGTACAGATCTGGATGTAATGATACGAAGAGAGCATAATTTCAGGAATTAAAGatgttaattttttttcaaatttttacaCAATTTAGACTGACATTTTGTAGCAGAATAATGACCTTCCGAATTTCATAACAGATTAATCAGGGAGAAAATTCCACATGATCTTAATTTTTCAAAATATGATTACTACACTAAACAGCCAAAAACCTAATCATTTCTTAATAACCCTCAGAATTTTCCTATTTGACGATCTCAATTTAACATAATCAAACTTTCtgtaggaaaacaaaacaaatttcatatacacaaataaaataaaacctaataagataaaaataaaacccAAAATAGGTAGTGTTACCTGATGAAAATCCAAATTGGAGCCGAATTCAGCAGCTAATTCCGTAACTCTATTAATTGCAATTTGAGAAGCATTATCAAGATTATCAATAACAGTAGTTTTAAATCCACTGAGCAATAATTGAAGAACAGTATGACTACCGATGTAACCAGCACCGCCAGTTACTAATATGTTCTTCGACGACATGAccgacaaaaataaaataacaataagAAGAATCTGTAAATTGGAAACTGAAACCTAAGATTTTCTCAGAGAGAAAGACAGAGTTTATTttcagagagagagaaatatagtTTAAGTTTATTTATAGATGAAAACGGAATCACGCTGGAGGAGGCGACAAGAGCCTAGAAAGGAACAAGAGAAAGAAGCATTTTATTGTTTCCGTTTCTATTTCGACACTTCTCTAGGATTTTGATGACACGTCTCCACCGTAATATTTTTCCGCAGCTTACGTATATTGAATAACCTCCTGGTTGAATCGTTTTTTATTTGGTTGCATTTGACTTTGTTTATGAATCTGGTGAACGTCGAGACCCTACTTGCGTTCGCGATTTCACACGCAAACTATGTGTATAATTTCATCCGTTCGAGTAAAAATGATATTTTCAGCTAATTTCAGGTGAAAATGGGAAAATGGAAGTATCATTTTCCTTAAACGGAAATAATACCAAATAAATAGGAATATTTTGGCCCCTTATTCTGATTGTATGGATATAACCAGGACCGGGCCTGATAAGCAAGCAGGGAAAGCCCCATTTGCAGGCAACACAGGTCGAGGGGCAACAAAAGGCCATGTTCTCATGTGGGGTTTTcattaaaaaaggaaaaaaatggattgaattattacttatatacatATGAAGGGCTGAAAATGAATTATGTAATTAGTTTTAACTTTAGAATGTTTTCAGTTTTTGTTTCCATCACTTTTTATCGTCTTTCTCCTACCTCCTCATTTTTCTTCCTTACTGACCACCATTTGCTAGTTTAATTgtatccatcagaaggatttttgTTTAATAACAAAAGGTTATTTTCTTACTACTTCAACTATTCTCATTCCGTAAATTATAGATTtggttaattttttgattttaacttttagttgtttatttttatagtACTCTAATTGTAAATCAGAACTACACACAAACAAAGCCATTCGCTAAAAAAGTTCGGTGCGGCCTCCGACCGCCTCGCAGATTAATGCCAACCTCGCTCTACTTAAGAACATATCCTCGGTGTCGTTGCATAGGGGCAATAAAAAATTAGTTCGTTTCGGGACACCTATACATCTTGCAATAGCACAAAATCTATCATATCACAGAACTATATTTATTAACTTTAGAAGGTGATGTCTAAAGTGGAACACAAATTGGGCCAAGCAAGGATAATTAATTAACTTCCTAATTGAGTTAGTTTCGATAGACAGCGACATCgatttttttccctaaaaaactCAACCTCATTCTCACTTTGATCTTCTAACTAATTCAGTATAGGAGT
This DNA window, taken from Papaver somniferum cultivar HN1 chromosome 3, ASM357369v1, whole genome shotgun sequence, encodes the following:
- the LOC113358475 gene encoding UDP-glucose 4-epimerase GEPI48-like, with protein sequence MSSKNILVTGGAGYIGSHTVLQLLLSGFKTTVIDNLDNASQIAINRVTELAAEFGSNLDFHQIDLRDKPALERLFASNNFDAVIHFAGLKAVGESVQKPLLYYNNNIIGTVNLLEVMDAHGCKKLVFSSSATVYGWPKEVPCTEEFPLCAANPYGRTKLFIEEICRDVYRSDSDWNIILLRYFNPVGAHPSGNIGEDPRGVPNNLMPFVQQVAVGRRPALTVYGNDYSTKDGTGVRDYIHVMDLSDGHIAALNKLEDSNTGCEVYNLGTGKGTSVLEMVSAFEKASGKKIPLVIAPRRPGDAEVVYGSTDKAKGELRWEAKYGVDEMCRDQWNWASKNPWGYGPPDTTD